In the SAR86 cluster bacterium genome, TTAGCAAAAAGTCCTGAGCTTACCGCTAACTTTGGTATTGAATATAATACTGAAACTCAATATGGTTTATTAACAACTACTGCTGAATTTATTTACCGTGGAGATTTCCAACAGAGAGTCTTCAATAATCCTTTTATTGATCAGGTAGACTCTTACTCTATAGTTAACTTTACCGCTAGCTTAGATCTAATTGGGGATCAATGGGGTATAGACTTCATGGTTCTGAATGCTGGAGACAAAGATGGAATGAATTCCAGTATGACTGATGTTTTTGGTGTTGCCGGAACAGGTATTGAGTACATACCACCCCGTCAATACATGGGTAGAGTCAGTTATAGCTTTTAATTAGAAATAAGAGCCTTCTGAATTTAGGAGGCTCTTATCTTACTTCCCCTTTACTATTTATCATGGAAAAGCTTTACATCGGAGCCGATGAGCTTCTAGAAGACTCCTTTAAACTTGCTTGGAAAGTTTTCGAGAGTGGCTATCGTCCTAACTATATAGTAGGAGTTTGGAGAGGTGGTGCTCCGGTAGGAATCGCGGTTCAAGAGTTGTTGGATATTTTAAGTGTTCCTTCAGATCACATTTCAATACGAACGTCTTACTATTCTAGTATGGGCAAACGAAAAGATAATGTTCAAGTTTATGGATTGAGTTATTTAATAGAGAAACTCGAATCTGAAGATTCCTTGCTTATAGTTGATGATGTTTATGATACGGGTAAATCGATCAGTCAAATTATTATCGACCTCGAAAAAGCTTGTAAAAAAAATACCCCTGAAATAAGGGTTGCTACTCCCTATTTCAAACCAACGCAAAATATAACCGACAGAGACCCCGACTACTTCATTCATGAAACAGAAAAATGGTTAGTTTTTCCGCACGAGCTCGAAGGCTTGTCTACTAAAGAGATAAAGGAAAATAAACCCGAATTAAAAGATTTATTGGATAAAATCATTCCAAAACTTTAAATTTTTTCTTCCTGGATGCTAATATGTTCAAAGGGAGAAAAAATGGATAAAACTTCAAAAAATATACTAATTTATGGTGTCCCTTTTTCACAACCAGTGCGCGCTGTAATGTGGTTGATGTTAATAAAGAAATTTCCTTTCAAATTGAAGTTAACAAACCCAGGCTCTTCATCGGAGGGTGGAAGTCGTCATCCTGACTTCTTAAAAAAGTTTCCCACTGGAACCATTCCGAGTTTAGAGGATCCAGATACAGGATTTGCCATATCAGAATCGCATGCCATTATGTGTTACTTGTGTAATAAATATAATTGGGACGATTTATATCCAGTTAATCCAGAAAAAAGAGCAAAAGTAGATTCTTACTTACATCTACATCACAGAAACATAAGAGAAGCTTCAATAGGTATTGTTGCACCAAAAGTCAGAAAAGACCTAAGCTTTTCAGAAGATTTTTTAGCCGCATCTAAATCTAATATAGAAAAAGCTTTTGAGGCAATTGAAATAGGCTGGTTGAGAGACTCAAGATTTTTAATTGGAGACACTATGACAATTGCTGATATCTCTGCATATGTTGAGATAGGCCAACTGCAAAGTATGTTCACCAATGTCTATAATTTTGAGCCATATCCTAATATTCGAAAGTGGTTAAAGGAGATGCAAAATGTAGATTATCATGATGATATCCATGTCGCCTTATTTGAGTTGGGTGATATAAGTAAGGAGGCTCCACCTATAGAGGTAATAATTAATGCAAATAAGAAAGCTTTTAAGGTAATTGAAGAAAAGATAACCGATATGCTGTAAAAAATGTTGTAATATATTGGTTAAATTAATTTTTTTGAAATATGAATATTGAAGCTGAATTTAATTATAGAAAACCACTTAAAGAAAATGAAGC is a window encoding:
- a CDS encoding hypoxanthine phosphoribosyltransferase is translated as MEKLYIGADELLEDSFKLAWKVFESGYRPNYIVGVWRGGAPVGIAVQELLDILSVPSDHISIRTSYYSSMGKRKDNVQVYGLSYLIEKLESEDSLLIVDDVYDTGKSISQIIIDLEKACKKNTPEIRVATPYFKPTQNITDRDPDYFIHETEKWLVFPHELEGLSTKEIKENKPELKDLLDKIIPKL
- a CDS encoding glutathione S-transferase family protein gives rise to the protein MDKTSKNILIYGVPFSQPVRAVMWLMLIKKFPFKLKLTNPGSSSEGGSRHPDFLKKFPTGTIPSLEDPDTGFAISESHAIMCYLCNKYNWDDLYPVNPEKRAKVDSYLHLHHRNIREASIGIVAPKVRKDLSFSEDFLAASKSNIEKAFEAIEIGWLRDSRFLIGDTMTIADISAYVEIGQLQSMFTNVYNFEPYPNIRKWLKEMQNVDYHDDIHVALFELGDISKEAPPIEVIINANKKAFKVIEEKITDML